Proteins from a genomic interval of Methanococcoides sp. AM1:
- a CDS encoding glycosyltransferase family 2 protein has translation MTSQPLISVIVAVYNGDKTLQRCIDSVSDQTYPNKELIIVDGGSTDGSIDILMTNKDKIAYWKSEPDTGIYNAWNKALDHASGEWIYFLGSDDYLWKSSVFEEMAPHLIKAESENIQLVYGQVARVTEADELCCVDGNAWDYTRNGIIVDGVCTFTHQGMFHHRSLFEIYGKFDESYRIVGDYELLVRAFKEGGDALFVNGFIVAGMQTGGVTANCTELVKETARARRNNHLKVVTIPWLISYAWAICYPSLNHILGDKNTRYLVNFGKRFVTGLSHKKNAILEPKND, from the coding sequence ATGACATCACAACCCTTGATTTCCGTTATTGTGGCCGTTTATAATGGTGACAAGACCTTACAGCGTTGTATCGATAGTGTATCTGATCAGACTTATCCCAATAAAGAGCTTATTATTGTGGATGGGGGCTCTACAGATGGCAGCATCGATATTTTGATGACCAACAAAGATAAAATAGCTTACTGGAAATCAGAACCGGATACTGGTATTTACAATGCCTGGAATAAGGCACTGGATCATGCCAGTGGAGAATGGATATACTTTTTGGGATCTGACGATTATCTTTGGAAAAGCAGTGTATTTGAAGAAATGGCACCACATTTGATAAAGGCGGAATCTGAAAATATTCAGTTGGTCTATGGGCAGGTTGCAAGAGTAACAGAAGCTGATGAACTATGTTGCGTTGATGGTAATGCGTGGGATTATACACGCAATGGCATTATTGTAGATGGGGTATGTACTTTTACGCATCAGGGGATGTTTCACCATCGCAGTCTCTTTGAAATATATGGGAAGTTTGATGAATCTTATAGGATCGTAGGGGACTATGAATTACTTGTTAGGGCTTTTAAGGAAGGGGGGGATGCTCTTTTTGTAAATGGATTTATCGTAGCAGGGATGCAAACCGGAGGAGTCACTGCCAACTGCACAGAGTTAGTTAAGGAAACTGCTAGGGCAAGACGAAATAACCATCTAAAAGTGGTCACGATTCCCTGGCTCATATCGTATGCATGGGCGATCTGTTATCCATCTTTAAATCATATACTTGGAGATAAGAATACCCGGTATTTAGTTAATTTTGGTAAACGTTTTGTGACAGGTCTCTCTCACAAAAAGAATGCTATTCTAGAACCCAAGAATGATTAA
- a CDS encoding GDP-L-fucose synthase, with protein MNLNSKIYIAGHRGMVGSGIIRKLESKGYTNLITRTHNDLDLINQQAVNNFFETEKPEYVFLAAAKVGGIFANSTYPAEFIYENLMIEANVIHAAYTYGVKKLLFLGSSCIYPKFAPQPMKEEYLLTGELEVTNEAYAIAKIAGIRLCKHYNQQYGTNFMSVMPTNLYGQNDNFDLESSHVMPALIRKFHEAKIDDEPEIVIWGTGSPRREFLHVDDMADACVHLMENYDESDIGEFVNIGVGKDITIRELAELIGDIVGYEGEIVYDKSKPDGTPQKLLDVSRLNRLGWEAKIPLRNGIMQTYEWYKSEK; from the coding sequence ATGAACCTCAACTCTAAAATCTATATCGCTGGCCACCGTGGCATGGTGGGTTCGGGCATAATAAGAAAACTGGAATCCAAAGGTTACACAAACCTCATAACCCGCACTCACAACGATCTCGACCTCATAAACCAGCAGGCTGTCAACAATTTTTTCGAAACCGAAAAACCTGAATATGTCTTTCTGGCAGCAGCTAAAGTAGGTGGTATCTTTGCAAACAGCACATATCCGGCCGAATTCATCTATGAGAACCTCATGATCGAGGCAAACGTGATCCATGCTGCATACACCTATGGGGTCAAAAAGCTTCTTTTCCTTGGTTCATCCTGCATCTATCCCAAGTTTGCACCTCAGCCTATGAAGGAAGAATACCTGCTTACCGGGGAACTGGAAGTTACAAATGAAGCATATGCAATAGCAAAGATAGCAGGCATAAGGTTGTGCAAGCACTATAATCAGCAATATGGAACAAACTTCATGTCGGTAATGCCCACAAACCTTTATGGACAGAATGACAATTTTGACCTTGAATCATCCCACGTGATGCCTGCACTTATCCGCAAGTTCCATGAGGCAAAGATCGATGATGAACCGGAGATTGTAATCTGGGGTACAGGTTCACCAAGGCGCGAGTTCCTGCACGTGGATGATATGGCAGATGCCTGTGTTCACCTTATGGAAAACTACGATGAGTCCGACATAGGTGAGTTTGTTAATATAGGTGTTGGAAAAGATATCACCATTCGGGAGCTTGCTGAACTCATAGGAGATATTGTTGGATATGAGGGTGAGATCGTTTATGATAAATCGAAACCTGACGGTACTCCTCAGAAGTTGTTGGATGTTAGCAGGCTGAATAGGCTTGGATGGGAAGCTAAGATACCGCTCAGAAATGGAATTATGCAAACGTATGAGTGGTATAAAAGTGAGAAATAA